One part of the Leucobacter triazinivorans genome encodes these proteins:
- a CDS encoding glycosyltransferase family 2 protein has product MQTPSDPLTGLAVLVVNYGSHAVVEENLQRSLGDRFPGQVVVVDNFSTAEERAAARAVCARRGWTLLALDTNEGFGGGNNRAAAHAIERGATELLLLNPDAWLSEETIRGLHEQVRADPMLQLAPVVLRPDGTLYCAEVDLHLELGEMRSARRRPAGADPAQIHTWVSGACFMVSSELWQRLGGFDEDYFLYWEDVDLSRRVVMAGGSVRSDPSLFAVHDEGITHRTEGESRAKSPVYYYYNTRNRLLYAAKFLSRDDGLRWMRRTPRASYRILLQGGRRQFVRPGRTIWPALRGSLDGMRLWRAHAEH; this is encoded by the coding sequence GTGCAGACGCCCTCGGATCCGCTCACCGGCCTCGCGGTGCTCGTGGTGAACTACGGCTCGCACGCCGTCGTCGAGGAGAACCTCCAGCGTTCCCTGGGCGATCGCTTCCCCGGCCAGGTCGTCGTCGTGGACAACTTCAGCACGGCGGAGGAGCGCGCCGCCGCGCGCGCCGTCTGCGCGCGGCGCGGCTGGACGCTGCTCGCGCTGGACACGAACGAGGGGTTCGGCGGCGGCAACAACCGGGCGGCCGCACACGCGATCGAGCGCGGCGCCACGGAGCTGCTGCTGCTCAATCCCGACGCGTGGCTGAGCGAGGAGACGATCCGCGGATTGCACGAGCAGGTGCGCGCCGACCCGATGCTGCAGCTCGCGCCCGTCGTGCTGCGCCCGGACGGCACGCTCTACTGCGCAGAGGTCGATCTGCACCTCGAGCTCGGCGAGATGCGATCGGCCCGGCGCCGACCCGCCGGCGCCGACCCCGCGCAGATCCACACCTGGGTGAGCGGGGCATGCTTCATGGTGAGCTCCGAGCTGTGGCAGCGGCTCGGCGGCTTCGACGAGGACTACTTCCTGTACTGGGAAGACGTCGATCTTTCCCGTCGGGTCGTCATGGCGGGGGGCTCCGTCCGTTCGGATCCCTCGCTCTTCGCCGTGCACGATGAGGGGATCACGCACCGCACCGAGGGCGAGAGCCGGGCGAAGTCGCCCGTCTACTACTACTACAACACGCGCAACCGGCTGCTGTACGCGGCGAAGTTCTTGTCCCGCGACGACGGCCTGCGCTGGATGCGACGCACACCCCGGGCCTCGTACCGGATCCTGCTGCAGGGCGGCAGGCGGCAGTTCGTCCGCCCGGGGCGCACGATCTGGCCCGCGCTGCGCGGCAGCCTCGACGGGATGCGGCTGTGGCGCGCGCACGCCGAGCACTGA
- a CDS encoding RNA polymerase sigma factor → MAERHSDVVLFDRLCRNDESAFRRLYERHRTPVYWYSRSLLRSDLDAEEVAADSFVALWKKRHSIVIHGLSALPWLLVTARNLSWNRRRSLNSRATVPMDDIDEPASQQLPLEEQIAQRMILDKVARLLESADPIDQELFRMCMIEGFAYKEAAARLDLTHGSVRNRLFRLRRHVQSVVAPA, encoded by the coding sequence ATGGCTGAGCGCCACTCAGATGTCGTCCTGTTCGACCGGCTTTGCCGCAACGACGAATCAGCCTTCAGAAGGCTCTACGAGCGGCATCGCACACCTGTCTATTGGTACTCGCGCTCGCTCCTGCGCTCAGATCTCGATGCCGAGGAAGTCGCTGCTGACTCATTCGTAGCGCTGTGGAAGAAGCGTCATTCCATCGTCATCCATGGCCTGTCCGCACTCCCCTGGCTATTGGTGACAGCGCGGAATCTCAGTTGGAACCGTCGCCGTTCGCTGAATAGTCGTGCCACCGTTCCGATGGACGACATCGATGAACCCGCCAGCCAACAGTTGCCACTCGAGGAACAGATTGCGCAGCGCATGATCCTCGACAAAGTCGCACGCCTCCTAGAGAGTGCAGATCCCATCGATCAGGAGCTCTTCCGAATGTGCATGATCGAAGGTTTCGCCTACAAGGAAGCTGCAGCTCGACTCGATCTCACACACGGATCCGTGCGCAACCGCCTATTTCGGTTGAGGCGACACGTCCAATCCGTGGTCGCACCAGCATGA
- a CDS encoding glycosyl transferase, translated as MRVLQSYIGPGPRTNPYIVQLHDRLAATPGVAVRGFSWRTALLGRYDVFHAHWPEALIERRGRLSTLARTSLYALFLARASVQGIPIVRTVHNIELPSGIGRIERLLLAWTDRLTRMRILLNEFTPVPPEAATMLIEHGHYRDWFARFPQAAPARGRLLFFGKVRRYKNVEGLLRVFRRLADPTASLRIVGSPSSAELAQSLRSAAGDDPRVGLALDFVDDAELVREAGEAQVVVLPYPEMHNSGSVLAALSLDRAVLVPDNAFNRALADEVGSAWVIRFAGELQPSDLERALAETAAQQGRPDLGRREWGETGRRHLTAYRIAIRRRRG; from the coding sequence GTGCGCGTGCTGCAGTCGTACATCGGCCCGGGGCCCCGCACGAATCCCTACATCGTCCAGCTCCACGACCGCCTCGCGGCGACCCCGGGCGTCGCCGTGCGCGGGTTCTCCTGGCGCACCGCGCTGCTGGGGCGCTACGACGTGTTCCACGCGCACTGGCCCGAGGCCCTGATCGAGCGGCGCGGCAGGCTCTCGACGCTCGCCCGGACGTCGCTGTACGCGCTGTTCCTGGCGCGGGCGTCCGTCCAGGGGATCCCGATCGTGCGCACCGTGCACAACATCGAACTGCCGAGCGGGATCGGGCGGATCGAGCGGCTGCTGCTCGCCTGGACCGACCGGCTGACGCGCATGCGCATCCTGCTCAACGAGTTCACCCCCGTGCCGCCGGAGGCCGCGACCATGCTCATCGAGCACGGGCACTACCGCGACTGGTTCGCGCGGTTCCCGCAGGCCGCCCCGGCGCGCGGCCGTCTCCTGTTCTTCGGTAAGGTGCGGCGCTACAAGAACGTCGAGGGCCTGCTGCGCGTGTTCCGGCGCCTCGCCGACCCGACCGCCTCGTTGCGCATCGTGGGCAGCCCGTCGTCGGCCGAGCTCGCGCAGTCGCTGCGGTCGGCCGCGGGCGACGACCCCCGAGTCGGATTGGCGCTCGACTTCGTCGACGACGCCGAGCTGGTGCGCGAGGCCGGCGAGGCACAGGTGGTCGTGCTCCCCTACCCCGAGATGCACAACTCGGGCAGCGTGCTCGCCGCCCTGTCCCTGGACCGGGCCGTGCTCGTGCCCGACAACGCCTTCAACCGAGCGCTGGCCGACGAGGTCGGCTCCGCGTGGGTCATCCGCTTCGCCGGGGAGCTGCAGCCCTCGGATCTGGAACGCGCGCTGGCCGAGACGGCCGCCCAGCAGGGCCGGCCCGATCTCGGTCGCCGCGAGTGGGGCGAGACGGGCCGCCGCCACCTGACCGCCTATCGCATCGCGATCCGTCGCCGACGGGGCTGA
- a CDS encoding glycosyltransferase: protein MRILVCAAYVPYPPKGGGRADIWRRIEALVRLGHSVMLLHQYDTVGSMAPGASDFEEMDRVLTSRFSYPIKRSRIRTLRQLLMMARLPWHAAKAVPSGDDREAAHEAIRRFGPELVWLDGPWPGETARRTAERFGIPMVYRSHNVEHQYLGRQAAVSPSLRNRVAWRLASVGVRRYETGLMREADLVADISLADLEYWRGRGIRSLAWLPPLPELALAPRPAETAPSDILFVGGLSLPNNVTGVRWLIAEVLPLLHRVRPELTLTVVGSSPKGALRAELENHPAVRPHFDVPSVNPHLFGARVLVNPVSVGSGVQLKMLDMLMTDAPIVTRSQGVRGLPSDFAALCEVADTAEGFAAAILARLDDPEVDLDARDRVRQQFEVTAVADCLAAVAQRAGE, encoded by the coding sequence ATGAGGATACTCGTTTGCGCGGCCTACGTCCCGTATCCGCCCAAGGGCGGCGGCCGGGCCGACATCTGGCGGCGGATCGAGGCCCTCGTGCGACTGGGCCACTCCGTCATGCTGCTGCACCAGTACGACACGGTCGGAAGCATGGCGCCCGGGGCCTCCGACTTCGAGGAGATGGACCGCGTCCTGACCTCGCGCTTCTCCTACCCCATCAAGCGCAGCAGGATCCGCACCCTGCGGCAGCTGCTGATGATGGCGCGGCTTCCCTGGCACGCCGCCAAGGCCGTCCCGTCCGGCGACGACCGCGAGGCCGCGCACGAGGCCATCCGCCGATTCGGGCCCGAGCTGGTCTGGCTCGACGGCCCCTGGCCGGGCGAGACCGCCCGGCGCACCGCCGAGCGGTTCGGCATTCCGATGGTGTATCGCTCCCACAACGTCGAGCACCAGTATCTCGGCCGGCAGGCCGCGGTATCGCCGAGCCTGCGCAACCGTGTCGCGTGGCGACTCGCCAGCGTCGGGGTGCGGCGCTACGAGACGGGGCTCATGCGCGAGGCCGACCTCGTGGCCGACATCTCCCTGGCCGATCTCGAGTACTGGCGCGGCCGGGGCATCCGGTCGCTCGCCTGGTTGCCGCCGCTGCCCGAGCTCGCGCTGGCCCCCCGCCCCGCGGAGACCGCGCCGAGCGACATCCTCTTCGTGGGCGGGCTCAGCCTGCCGAACAACGTCACCGGGGTGAGGTGGCTGATCGCCGAGGTGCTCCCGCTGCTGCACCGCGTTCGACCGGAACTGACGCTGACCGTCGTCGGATCCTCCCCGAAAGGGGCGCTGCGCGCCGAACTCGAGAACCATCCTGCGGTCCGGCCGCACTTCGACGTGCCGTCCGTGAACCCTCACCTCTTCGGTGCGCGGGTACTGGTGAACCCGGTCTCCGTGGGCAGCGGCGTGCAGCTGAAGATGCTCGACATGCTCATGACCGACGCCCCGATCGTGACCCGGAGCCAGGGCGTGCGGGGCCTGCCGAGCGACTTCGCCGCGCTCTGCGAGGTCGCCGACACCGCGGAGGGCTTCGCCGCCGCGATCCTGGCCCGTCTCGACGATCCCGAGGTCGATCTCGACGCCCGCGACCGGGTGCGGCAGCAGTTCGAGGTGACGGCGGTGGCGGACTGCCTCGCGGCCGTCGCGCAGCGGGCCGGCGAGTAG